A genomic stretch from Penicillium digitatum chromosome 4, complete sequence includes:
- a CDS encoding DNA repair protein, putative: MAAENGESKLFEQCCLCIVCSKDLSSDTAEQLATILEQNGGEPLIVQPGAEVPDVAKFSHLISTTIDFEAYDTTCDALIPVVKPQWVNTSLTKRKLANPRQYSPDPRLFMNDVVVTCGDIPEGDKDAIIGGVVAKGGLYAPRVSQMVTHLVDLTADSDKARIVQAKKLNVKIVLPHWFDDCLKLGRRIDERPYILPDPEILRVGPDTPIRWQENKDLVGASTTDPSKLPEPSISAHKSGQRSVFEGKSIMLSPDLGIGSHLQESIKTVLEQGGATMISNVDGADMLICRFREGFAYRTASRLNIDVGNLAWLYRLMTFNTYTSPLRRLLHYPVSRTGIPGFEGLKISLSNYVGEARIYLENLIAAAGAECTKTLKQENTHLITAHGTSEKCNAAKEWGLEVINHLWLEDSYAKWKLQPSSNPRYSHFPLRTNLGEVAGQTRLDRNVLEKVFFSSGETVAQSPRRAMQSKNQSMVPVQPPAEKKRKIDEDAPESSLGTPRGPEKARRPIQTPARTRIVSEGKENETPSSTSSRKSKEAATARLHEYAPDLALYEKERKRVGGVVYGGRRKSDEDRVQENKKRASLEAEDESDGEPAVENKRPKKSRPPIAMHLLITGYQRWVGKGNEKKEDAEKRGLRDLGIMVVQDARRCTHLAAPSILRTTKFVNALAYAPVIVSTEFITSCLKKEELLDPSDFPLEDKEAEKKYNFDLSSVTKNAKKNKNKMLQGYRIYCVEDIRGGFDAFKSIVETNGGECMLFRGRLAIANHSRREESDEESEAEDDNPASKDVFLLSSAGANHGRVWPRFRQLAFDIKKTPRIVRVDWLLDMAMSQETRAADEYELTEEMIEKMDQ; this comes from the exons ATGGCAGCTGAGAACGGAGAGTCTAAGCTCTTCGAGCAATGTTGTCTCTGTATTGTGTGCTCTAAGGATCTCTCGAGTGATACCGCGGAGCAG CTGGCAACAATCCTCGAACAAAATGGCGGCGAGCCTCTGATTGTCCAACCTGGTGCCGAGGTCCCCGACGTGGCCAAGTTCAGCCATTTGATTTCTACCACAATTGACTTCGAAGCCTACGATACTACCTGTGATGCATTAATCCCTGTGGTGAAGCCACAATGGGTGAATACTTCATTGACGAAGCGAAAATTGGCCAACCCCCGCCAATACAGTCCAGACCCGCGTCTGTTCATGAACGATGTGGTGGTTACATGCGGCGATATCCCCGAGGGAGACAAGGATGCAATCATAGGTGGGGTGGTCGCAAAAGGGGGCTTATACGCTCCAAGAGTCTCTCAGATGGTTACACACTTGGTCGATCTCACGGCCGATTCCGACAAGGCGCGCATTGTCCAGGCAAAGAAATTGAACGTGAAGATTGTTCTGCCGCATTG GTTTGACGACTGTCTTAAACTTGGTCGACGAATCGATGAACGTCCATATATACTTCCAGACCCAGAGATCTTGCGCGTGGGTCCTGATACGCCCATTCGATGGCAAGAGAATAAGGATTTGGTCGGTGCGTCGACAACAGACCCATCCAAGCTGCCCGAGCCTTCCATTTCGGCACATAAATCAGGTCAACGGAGTGTCTTCGAAGGGAAGTCTATTATGCTATCTCCAGATCTGGGCATTGGCTCGCACCTGCAGGAATCAATCAAAACTGTCCTCGAACAAGGTGGTGCCACAATGATATCAAATGTTGATGGGGCGGATATGTTAATTTGTCGCTTCCGAGAAGGATTTGCGTACCGCACGGCATCGCGACTGAACATAGACGTTGGAAATCTCGCATGGCTCTACCGCCTCATGACATTCAACACATATACTTCACCCCTCAGACGACTGCTGCACTACCCAGTTTCTCGCACTGGTATCCCCGGGTTTGAGGGCTTGAAGATCAGTTTGTCAAATTATGTTGGTGAAGCAAGAATCTACTTGGAGAACTTGATCGCAGCAGCAGGTGCAGAATGTACCAAAACCTTAAAGCAAGAAAATACTCATCTGATTACGGCACATGGCACCAGTGAGAAATGCAACGCGGCGAAGGAATGGGGCCTTGAAGTTATCAACCACCTGTGGTTGGAGGATAGTTATGCAAAATGGAAGCTACAGCCGTCATCAAACCCGCGCTACAGCCACTTCCCTCTGCGAACCAACCTCGGAGAAGTCGCAGGCCAGACTCGGCTCGATCGCAATGTTTTGGAAAAGGTCTTTTTCTCGTCCGGGGAAACCGTTGCTCAGAGCCCACGGCGCGCAATGCAGAGCAAGAACCAAAGTATGGTACCGGTGCAGCCTCCTGCCGAGAAGAAACGCAAAATTGATGAGGATGCCCCGGAATCTTCGCTCGGTACTCCGCGGGGCCCTGAGAAGGCACGCCGACCTATCCAAACACCCGCACGAACTCGAATCGTGTCCGAGGGCAAGGAAAACGAGACCCCGTCGTCCACCAGTAGCCGCAAGTCAAAAGAGGCGGCAACTGCCCGACTCCATGAGTATGCCCCGGACCTTGCCTTGTACGAGAAGGAAAGGAAGCGCGTGGGAGGTGTTGTCTACGGTGGCAGACGAAAGTCAGATGAAGACCGAGTCCAGGAGAACAAGAAGCGTGCCTCACTAGAAGCTGAGGATGAGAGCGATGGCGAGCCAGCAGTGGAAAATAAACGACCGAAAAAGTCTCGGCCGCCAATAGCTATGCACCTGTTGATTACTGGCTATCAGAGATGGGTGGGGAAAGGCaacgagaagaaggaggatgCAGAGAAG CGAGGCCTTCGAGATCTCGGTATTATGGTGGTCCAAGATGCTCGACGATGCACTCACTTAGCCGCACCGTCGATCTTGCGAACCACGAAATTTGTCAACGCACTTGCATATGCGCCGGTGATCGTGAGCACAGAATTCATCACCAGTTGTCTTAAAAAGGAAGAACTGCTTGACCCATCTGATTTCCCTCTGGAGGATAAAGAAGCCGAGAAGAAGTACAATTTTGACCTATCTTCTGTCACAAAAAACgcaaagaagaacaagaacaaaaTGTTGCAGGGCTATCGCATCTATTGCGTCGAGGACATTCGAGGCGGATTCGATGCATTCAAATCTATCGTTGAGACAAACGGAGGAGAGTGTATGCTTTTCCGTGGCCGTCTGGCCATAGCGAACCATTCTCGGCGGGAGGAGAGCGACGAGGAAAGCGAAGCAGAAGACGACAACCCTGCCAGCAAGgatgtctttcttctcaGTAGCGCAGGAGCTAACCACGGTCGAGTCTGGCCTCGATTCCGTCAATTGGCGTTTGATATCAAGAAAACTCCACGGATTGTCCGAGTTGACTGGCTTTTGGACATGGCCATGTCGCAGGAGACACGTGCCGCCGACGAATACGAGCTGACCGAGGAGATGATCGAGAAAATGGACCAGTAG
- a CDS encoding ESCRT-II complex component (Vps25), putative, which yields MPPFPFPPTYSFPPFFTPQPNTATRHSQLEKWSSLIQSWCRHHRQYRLSLIDAVETPLFHNTALRKRLDLREARAVIDWMAKSEEENGGGRRAEWISDAGASSSVTLLNGAGQGPKTVAWIWWRRPEEWADVLVEWVESTGQRGSVLTVYELIHGEGAMSQEFHGMDTDVMLRSLNVLVKRGRAQIFGGEGQEGVKFF from the exons ATGCCCCCATTCCCCTTCCCACCAACCTACAGTTTTCCCCCCTTCTTCACCCCGCAACCAAACACAGCAACCCGCCACTCGCAGCTTGAGAAATGGTCCTCTCTAATCCAGTCCTGGTGCCGACATCATCGTCAGTACCGCCTCTCCCTAATTGACGCCGTGGAAACCCCGCTCTTCCACAACACAGCCCTGCGCAAGCGCCTTGATTTACGTGAGGCCCGCGCAGTCATCGACTGGATGGCCAAGAGCGAAGAGGAAAACGGCGGTGGGCGGCGAGCGGAGTGGATATCTGATGCAGGAGCGTCGTCTTCGGTGACTTTATTAAATGGCGCTGGGCAGGGGCCGAAGACTGTGGCGTGGATTTGGTGGAGGAGACCTGAAGAGTGGGCGGATGTCTTGGTTGAGTGGGTTGAGAGTACTGGACAGAGGGGGTCAGTTCTGACGGTCTATGAGTTGATTCACGGGGAAGGGGCTATGTCACAGG AGTTCCATGGCATGGATACTGATGTCATGCTGCGCTCGCTGAATGTCTTGGTCAAGAGGGGCAGGGCGCAAATTTTTGGTGGTGAGGGCCAAGAGGGTGTTAAGTTCTTTTGA
- a CDS encoding tRNA (guanine-N-7) methyltransferase, eukaryote, protein MATQNPPAKRVKREEYRRKVQAQQESTDGSVIKMPQKKFFRQRAHANPFSDHRLEYPISPAHMDWSSHYPAFVDPDPSKTNLSGGRKLTKEVEVVDIGCGFGGLMVGLAPLLPETLMVGMEIRTSVLEYLSSRIHALRSQQQRLKNKAANASSTEPQDNSTQPESTESAPAPVPANDDEIGTEKLFPGNFENITAIRSNTMKFLPNFFGRHQLSKIFICFPDPHFKARKHKARIISESLNSEYAFVLRPGGLLYTITDVEEYHHWVLRHFLHGEQPEGAPAPAASSKDLFERVSEEELALDPCVRVMKFETEESKKVTRNKGNKYVAVFRRKADPVWPA, encoded by the exons ATGGCCACCCAAAACCCACCTGCGAAGCGCGTCAAGCGTGAAGAATACCGTCGCAAAGTACAGGCACAGCAGGAGTCCACAGATGGCTCCGTCATCAAGATGCCGCAGAAGAAATTCTTCCGCCAGCGCGCGCATGCGAATCCCTTCTCTGACCACCGGCTTGAGTA CCCCATCAGCCCCGCGCATATGGACTGGTCATCCCATTATCCGGCATTCGTGGATCCAGATCCATCCAAAACGAATCTCAGCGGAGGGCGCAAGTTGACCAAGGAGGTCGAAGTTGTGGACATCGGATGTGGATTCGGCGGACTGATGGTTGGCCTGGCGCCATTGCTGCCAGAGACCCTGATGGTCG GCATGGAAATCCGCACCTCAGTGCTGGAATACCTCAGCTCTCGCATCCACGCCCTGCGCAGCCAACAACAACGCCTGAAGAACAAAGCTGCGAACGCATCATCAACCGAACCACAAGACAATTCGACGCAACCCGAAAGCACCGAATCAGCCCCTGCCCCAGTCCCAGCCAACGACGACGAGATCGGCACGGAGAAGCTCTTCCCAGGAAACTTCGAAAACATCACCGCAATCCGCAGCAACACAATGAAGTTCCTTCCCAACTTCTTCGGCCGCCACCAACTCTCCAAGATCTTCATCTGTTTCCCGGACCCTCACTTCAAGGCCCGAAAGCACAAGGCTCGAATTATCTCCGAGTCTCTGAACTCCGAGTATGCGTTTGTCCTGCGGCCTGGCGGTTTGCTGTACACCATTACCGATGTCGAGGAGTATCACCACTGGGTCCTGCGGCATTTCCTGCATGGCGAGCAACCGGAGGGTGCGCCAGCTCCTGCTGCGAGTAGCAAGGATCTGTTTGAGCGGGTTTCCGAGGAGGAGCTTGCTCTAGATCCTTGTGTGCGGGTTATGAAGTTTGAGACGGAGGAGTCAAAAAAAGTGACGAGAAATAAGGGCAACAAGTATGTTGCTGTTTTCAGACGCAAGGCTGATCCTGTGTGGCCTGCTTGA
- a CDS encoding Zinc finger, LIM-type: MHKHSTGQRKVSPPGPSFMSNDQVSTYLKDLRANRPARPTGSRPYPGKAIASTSDGPDSLPPRASSAFSVHTPVEDKMEDYRSSGNAMSHRRAYSNVPSGGAIGRPLAQEPRTHSIRKNVFPAQINARTISLPASPTVTYCENGQRRHEKEEARLLREALQKMDVLDDISLHQAAQNEATELVWMHQNPGKAFKNPYAPYQNPDANKHNQSPVRNGSRGSIPPINKFSQSTGSNFSSDGNSSPESVRKRSSLAGPSKKNLKVNFKLPDEEPEQSVAPQSPTVSNVSPKGIFKDPNDQIYEAPIDTRKKPEAKPEFFKSDSSILKNKPRNALGRVPKPLPWLQNKAHSSPVMEKILKFEVHKDPPSQSRNAGYTRNESTTPPPTRSNNAGYTRNESATPPPSEPKKGSAPTQDGRERRSDEIRAATSKRRGDRSEKLPMPSAVSDRIGRPIVSFDQTWKPTDQPKPVRPTLPVVEVAAPTIEVSAPTIEVSEPSPIPVVNIPDIKVPTISEIEAYSKQSTRPLPQPTKNSLSKQAFPRQQGSELQSRWYSPYTRSGVPTASCELCTLSISGKIVTAGGCRFHPECFTCFHCHTALECVAFYQEPESSRAERLEKTEADDHEARVPRFYCHLDFHEMFSPRCKSCKTPIEGEVVVACGAEWHVGHFFCAECGDPFDSQTPFVEKDGFAWCLHCHSRRTAPRCLGCKQQVMDEIVITAIGGQWHELCFTCHECGDGFGPEGRFFVREGEPKRTAKGRVIGGPVQLAVCERCEGIRLKAPGMC, encoded by the exons ATGCATAAACACTCCACTGGTCAGAGGAAGGTCTCACCTCCTGGTCCATCCTTCATGTCCAATGATCAAGTTT CAACATACTTGAAGGACTTGCGGGCAAACCGTCCTGCCCGTCCGACAGGATCTCGTCCATACCCAGGTAAAGCAATCGCATCAACAAGCGATGGGCCTGATAGCCTTCCTCCAAGGGCATCCTCGGCATTCTCCGTGCACACCCCAGTCGAAGATAAAATGGAAGATTACCGAAGCTCAGGCAACGCAATGTCCCATCGCCGGGCATATTCCAATGTGCCTAGCGGCGGCGCAATAGGTCGGCCTTTGGCCCAGGAGCCACGCACGCATTCAATCCGAAAGAATGTATTCCCAGCACAAATCAATGCACGTACCATTTCCCTCCCGGCATCTCCAACTGTGACATATTGTGAGAATGGTCAACGACGACATGAAAAGGAAGAGGCACGGTTACTGCGAGAGGCCTTGCAGAAAATGGATGTCCTGGATGACATTAGTCTTCACCAAGCAGCCCAGAATGAAGCTACAGAGCTAGTTTGGATGCACCAAAATCCTGGCAAAGCTTTTAAAAACCCTTATGCGCCATACCAAAATCCAGATGCCAACAAACACAACCAGAGCCCTGTCCGAAATGGTTCGCGAGGATCTATCCCCCCGATAAATAAATTCAGCCAGTCCACAGGTTCAAATTTCTCCTCGGACGGTAACTCTAGTCCTGAGTCAGTTCGGAAACGATCATCCCTAGCTGGACCCTCGAAAAAGAATCTCAAAGTTAACTTTAAACTCCCCGACGAGGAGCCCGAGCAATCCGTTGCCCCCCAATCACCGACTGTCAGCAACGTTTCACCGAAAGGGATTTTCAAGGACCCCAACGACCAAATTTACGAAGCGCCCATTGATACTCGGAAAAAACCCGAGGCAAAGCCGGAATTCTTCAAATCTGACTCGTCAATTCTGAAAAACAAGCCACGCAATGCTCTGGGGCGTGTTCCTAAGCCACTGCCTTGGTTGCAGAACAAAGCTCACAGTAGCCCTGTGATGGAGAAAATCTTAAAATTTGAAGTTCACAAGGACCCTCCCAGCCAGTCGCGTAACGCTGGCTACACTCGAAACGAAAGCACGACCCCTCCTCCGACTCGGTCGAACAACGCCGGTTATACCAGAAATGAGAGTGCTACTCCTCCTCCCTCggaaccaaaaaaaggatcCGCCCCCACCCAGGATGGAAGAGAAAGACGCAGTGACGAAATTCGCGCAGCTACGAGCAAAAGACGGGGAGATCGGAGTGAAAAGTTACCAATGCCTTCAGCCGTCAGTGATCGAATTGGACGCCCGATCGTGAGCTTCGACCAGACCTGGAAACCAACTGACCAGCCGAAGCCTGTTCGTCCAACCCTGCCCGTGGTTGAAGTGGCAGCACCGACCATTGAAGTCTCAGCCCCTACAATCGAAGTCTCCGAGCCATCTCCAATCCCCGTGGTCAACATCCCGGACATCAAAGTACCTACTATTTCTGAGATCGAGGCCTATTCCAAGCAATCGACTAGACCACTGCCCCAGCCGACGAAAAACAGCCTCAGTAAACAGGCGTTTCCGAGACAGCAGGGATCTGAGTTGCAGAGCCGTTGGTACTCGCCATATACACGGTCTGGTGTCCCGACTGCAAGCTGTGAGCTCTGTACGCTATCCATTTCGGGCAAAATTGTGACCGCTGGCGGATGCCGATTCCACCCAGAGTGCTTTACCTGTTTCCACTGCCACACAGCTCTCGAATGTGTGGCTTTCTACCAAGAACCGGAGTCTAGCAGAGCCGAGAGACTAGAAAAAACCGAGGCTGATGACCATGAGGCCCGTGTACCACGCTTCTACTGCCATCTGGATTTCCACGAAATGTTCAGCCCACGTTGCAAGAGCTGCAAGACCCCTATCGAAGGAGAAGTGGTCGTGGCATGTGGTGCCGAATGGCATGTCGGCCACTTCTTCTGCGCAGAGTGTGGTGAT CCCTTCGATTCCCAAACTCCCTTTGTCGAGAAAGATGGCTTTGCGTGGTGTCTCCACTGCCATTCCCGCCGTACCGCGCCACGTTGTCTGGGCTGCAAGCAGCAAGTCATGGACGAGATTGTCATCACTGCAATTGGCGGCCAGTGGCACGAGCTCTGCTTCACTTGCCACGAGTGTGGTGATGGGTTTGGTCCGGAGGGCCGTTTCTTTGTTCGTGAAGGTGAGCCCAAGAGAACAGCGAAGGGCCGGGTCATCGGAGGTCCAGTCCAACTGGCTGTTTGTGAGAGATGTGAAGGTATCCGTCTAAAGGCGCCTGGGATGTGCTAG